The following are encoded together in the Ovis aries strain OAR_USU_Benz2616 breed Rambouillet chromosome 15, ARS-UI_Ramb_v3.0, whole genome shotgun sequence genome:
- the KMT2A gene encoding histone-lysine N-methyltransferase 2A isoform X6, whose translation MAHSCRWRFPARPGTTGGGGGGGRRGLGGAPRQRVPALLLPPGPPVGGGGPGAPPSPPAVAAAAAAAGSGGAGVPGGAAAASAASSSSASSSSSSSSSASSGPALLRVGPGFDAALQVSAAIGTNLRRFRAVFGESGGGGGSGELTTQIPCSWRTKGLIHDKKTEPFRLLAWSWCLNDEQFLGFGSDEEVRVRSPTRSPSVKTSPRKPRGRPRSGSDRNAALLSDPSVFSPLNKSETKSGDKIKKRDSKSIEKKRGRPPTFPGVKLKITHGKDISELPKGNKEDSLKKMKRTPSATFQQATKIKKLRAGKLSPLKSKFKTGKLQIGRKGVQIVRRRGRPPSTERIKTPSGLLINSELEKPQKVRKDKEGTPPLTKEDKTVVRQSPRRIKPVRIIPSSKRTDATIAKQLLQRAKKGAQKKIEKEAAQLQGRKVKTQVKNIRQFIMPVVSAISSRIIKTPRRFIEDEDYDPPIKIARLESTPNSRFSATSCGSSEKSSAASQHSSQMSSDSSRSSSPSVDTSTDSQASEEIQVLPEERSDTPEVHTPLPISQSPENDSSDRRSRRYSVSERSFGSRTTKKLSSLQSAPQQQTSSSPPPPLLTPPPPLQPASSISDHTPWLMPPTIPLASPFLPTSAAPMQGKRKSILREPTFRWTSLKHSRSEPQYFSSAKYAKEGLIRKPIFDNFRPPPLTPEDVGFASGFSTSGPAASARLFSPLHSGTRFDMHKRSPLLRAPRFTPSEAHSRIFESVTLPSNRTSAGTSSSGVSNRKRKRKVFSPIRSEPRSPSHSMRTRSGRLSTSELSPLTPPSSVSSSLSISVGPLATSALNPTFTFPSHSLTQSGESAEKNQRPRKQTSAPAEPFSSSSPTPLFPWFTPGSQTERGRNKDKAPEELSKERDADKSVEKDKSRERDREREKENKRESKKEKRKKGSEIQSSSTLYAMGKVSKEKAVGEDVAASSSAKKATGRKKSSSLDSGTDIASVTLGDTTAVKTKILIKKGRGNLEKSNLDLGPTTPSLEKEKTLCLSTPSSSTVKHSTSSIGSMLAQADKLPMTDKRVASLLKKAKAQLCKIEKSKSLKQTDQPKAQGQESDSSETSVRGPRIKHVCRRAAVALGRKRAVFPDDMPTLSALPWEEREKILSSMGNDDKSSIAGSEDAEPLAPPIKPIKPVTRNKAPQEPPVKKGRRSRRCGQCPGCQVPEDCGVCTNCLDKPKFGGRNIKKQCCKMRKCQNLQWMPSKAYLQKQAKAVKKKEKKSKTSEKKESKESSVVKNSVDSSQKSTPSAREDPAPKKSNSDPPPRKSVEDKSEEGNTATPGPEAKHVATPTSRKSSKQVSQPAPAIPPQPPSAAPPRKEVPKTTPSEPKKKPPPPPESGPEQSKQKKVAPRPNIPVKQKPKEKEKPPPVNKQENAGTLNILSTLSNGNSSKQKVPADGVHRIRVDFKEDCEAENVWEMGGLGILTSVPITPRVVCFLCASSGHVEFVYCQVCCEPFHKFCLEENERPLEDQLENWCCRRCKFCHVCGRQHQATKQLLECNKCRNSYHPECLGPNYPTKPTKKKKVWICTKCVRCKSCGSTTPGKGWDAQWSHDFSLCHDCAKLFAKGNFCPLCDKCYDDDDYESKMMQCGKCDRWVHSKCENLSGTEDEMYEILSNLPESVAYTCVNCTERHPAEWRLALEKELQISLKQVLTALLNSRTTSHLLRYRQAAKPPDLNPETEESIPSRSSPEGPDPPVLTEVSKQEDQQPLDLEGVKRKMDQGNYTSVLEFSDDIVKIIQAAINSDGGQPEIKKANSMVKSFFIRQMERVFPWFSVKKSRFWEPNKVSSNSGMLPNAVLPPSLDHNYAQWQEREENSHTEQPPLMKKIIPAPKPKGPGEPDSPTPLHPPTPPVLSTDRSREDSPELNPPPGIEDNRQCALCLTYGDDSANDAGRLLYIGQNEWTHVNCALWSAEVFEDDDGSLKNVHMAVIRGKQLRCEFCQKPGATVGCCLTSCTSNYHFMCSRAKNCVFLDDKKVYCQRHRDLIKGEVVPENGFEVFRRVFVDFEGISLRRKFLNGLEPENIHMMIGSMTIDCLGILNDLSDCEDKLFPIGYQCSRVYWSTTDARKRCVYTCKIVECRPPVVEPDINSTVEHDENRTIAHSPPSFAEISPKESQNTAEIVSPPSPDRPPHSQTSGSCFYHVISKVPRIRTPSYSPAQRSPGCRPLPSAGSPTPTTHEIVTVGDPLLSSGLRSIGSRRHSTSSLSPQRSKLRIMSPMRTGSTYSRNSVSSVSTTGATADLESSAKAVDHVLGPLNSNANLGQNTPTSSNLQRTAVTVGAKTSHLDGSSSFEMKHSNASDLTSKSSSLKGEKTKMPSSKNSEGSAHNVGYPGIPKLAPQVHNATAGELNVNKIGTFADLSSVPFSSKEGLPFPPLHLRGQRNERDQQTNGNQSANLNPDEDAEVKTLKLSGVSSRSSIINEHVGASSRDRRQKGKKSCKETFKEKHSSKPFLEPGQVATGEEGHLKPEFVDEVLTPDFMGQRSCNNVSSEKTGDKIHPIPGVPKAPSMQVEGSAKELQTPRKRTVKVTLTPLKMESEGQSKNTLKESSPVSPLQIESVSPTEPVSASESPGDGPAAQPSPNNTSSQDSQSNNYQNLPVQDRNLMLPDGPKPQEDGSFKRRYPRRSARARSNMFFGLTPLYGVRSYGEEDIPFYSSSTGKKRGKRSAEGQVDGADDLSTSDEDDLYYYNFSRTVISSGGEERLTPHNLFREEEQCDLPKISQLDGIDDGTESDTSVTATTRKSSQIPKRNSKENGTENLKMDRPEDAGEKEHVIKSSVGHKNEPKMDNCHSVSRVKAQGQDSLEAQLSSLESSRRVHTSTPSDKNLLDTYNTELLKSDSDNNNSDDCGNILPSDIMDFVLKNTPSMQALGESPESSSSELLNLGEGLGLDSNREKDMGLFEVFSQQLPTTEPVDSSVSSSISAEEQFELPLELPSDLSVLTTRSPTVPSQNSSRLAVISDSGEKRVTITEKASSEGDSSLLSPGVDPSPEGHMTPDHFIQGHMDADHISSPPCGSVEQGHGNNQDLTRNSSTPGLQVPVSPTVPIQNQKYAPNSTDSPGPSQISNAAVQTTPPHLKPATEKLIVVNQNMQPLYVLQTLPNGVTQKIQLTSSVSSAPSVMETNTSVLGPMGSGLTLTTGLNPNLPASQSLFPPAAKGLLPMPHHQHLHSFPAATQSSFPPNISSPSGLLIGVQPSPDPQLLVSEASQRTDLSTTVATPSSGLKKRPISRLQTRKNKKLAPSSTPSNIAPSDVVSNMTLINFTPSQLPNHPNLLDLGSLNTSSHRTVPNIIKRSKSGIMYFEQAPLLPQSVGGTATPAAGTATISQDTSHLTTGPVSGLASGSSVLNVVSMQTTTAPTSSASVPGHVALTNPRLLGTPDIGSISNLLIKASQQSLGIQDQPVALPPSSGMFPPLGTSQTPSTGAMTAAPSICVLPSTQTAGVTAASPSGEAEEHYQLHHVNQLLASKTGVLSSQRDLDSAPGSQGSSFTQTIDAPNPVGLEQNKALPSAMQASSASPGGSPSSGQRSASPSVPGPTKPKPKIKRIQLPLDKGSGKKHKVSHLRTSSSEAHIPDQEANTTPQTSVTGTPGAEAEQQDTASVEQSPQKECGQPAAV comes from the exons GATGAGCAGTTCTTAGGTTTTGGCTCAGATGAAGAAGTCAGAGTACGAAGTCCCACAAGGTCTCCTTCAG TTAAAACTAGTCCTCGAAAGCCTCGCGGGAGACCTAGAAGTGGCTCTGACCGAAATGCAGCTCTCCTCTCAGACCCATCTGTGTTCTCCCCTCTAAATAAATCAGAGACCAAATCTGGAGATAAGATCAAGAAGAGAGATTCTAAAAGtatagaaaagaagagaggaagaccTCCTACCTTCCCTGGAGTAAAACTCAAAATAACACACGGAAAGGACATTTCCGAGTTACCAAAGGGAAACAAAGAAGATAGCCTGAAGAAAATGAAACGCACGCCTTCCGCTACATTTCAGCAAGccacaaagattaaaaaattaagagcagGTAAACTCTCTCCTCTCAAGTCAAAGTTTAAGACAGGGAAGCTTCAAATAGGAAGGAAGGGGGTACAAATTGTACGCCGGCGAGGACGGCCTCCATCAACAGAAAGGATAAAGACCCCTTCAGGTCTCCTCATTAACTCTGAACTGGAAAAGCCCCAGAAGGTCCGGAAAGACAAGGAAGGAACACCTCCACTCACAAAAGAAGATAAGACAGTAGTCAGACAAAGCCCTCGAAGGATTAAGCCGGTTAGGATTATTCCTTCTTCTAAAAGGACAGATGCAACAATTGCTAAGCAGCTCTTGCAGAGGGCAAAAAAGGGGGCTCAAAAGAAAATCGAGAAAGAAGCAGCTCAGCTGCAAGGAAGAAAGGTGAAGACACAGGTCAAAAACATCCGACAGTTCATCATGCCTGTTGTCAGTGCCATCTCCTCGCGGATCATCAAAACCCCTCGGCGGTTCATAGAGGATGAAGATTAtgaccctccaattaaaattgcCCGACTGGAGTCTACACCGAACAGTAGATTCAGTGCCACATCCTGTGGATCTTCTGAAAAATCAAGTGCAGCATCTCAGCACTCCTCTCAGATGTCTTCAGACTCCTCCCGATCCAGTAGCCCCAGTGTCGATACCTCCACAGATTCTCAGGCCTCTGAGGAGATTCAGGTCCTTCCTGAAGAGCGGAGTGATACCCCCGAAGTCCATACGCCACTGCCTATTTCCCAGTCCCCAGAAAATGACAGTAGTGACCggagaagcagaaggtattcGGTGTCGGAGAGAAGTTTTGGATCCAGAACCACGAAAAAATTATCCAGTCTGCAAAGTGCCCCCCAGCAGCAGACCTCTTCCTcgccccctccacccctgctGACACCACCGCCCCCTCTGCAGCCAGCCTCCAGTATCTCTGACCACACACCTTGGCTCATGCCTCCAACCATCCCCTTAGCATCACCATTTTTGCCTACTTCCGCCGCTCCCATGCAAGGGAAGCGAAAATCTATTTTGCGGGAACCAACATTTAGGTGGACTTCTCTAAAGCACTCTAGGTCAGAGCCACAGTACTTTTCCTCAGCAAAGTATGCCAAAGAAGGTCTTATTCGCAAACCAATCTTTGATAATTTCCGCCCCCCTCCACTAACTCCTGAGGATGTCGGCTTCGCGTCCGGGTTTTCTACGTCTGGTCCTGCTGCTTCAGCCCGATTGTTTTCACCTCTCCATTCTGGAACAAGGTTCGATATGCACAAAAGGAGCCCGCTTCTGAGAGCTCCGAGGTTTACTCCGAGTGAGGCTCACTCTAGGATATTTGAGTCTGTAACCTTGCCTAGTAATCGAACTTCTGCTGGCACATCTTCTTCAGGAGTATctaacaggaaaaggaaaagaaaggtgtTTAGCCCTATTCGATCTGAACCAAGATCTCCTTCTCACTCTATGAGGACAAGAAGTGGAAGGCTTAGCACTTCTGAGCTGTCACCTCTCACCCCACCGTCTTCTGTCTCCTCCTCGTTAAGCATTTCTGTTGGTCCTCTTGCCACTAGTGCCTTAAACCCAacttttacttttccttctcATTCCCTGACTCAGTCTGGGGAATCTGCAGAGAAAAACCAGAGACCAAGGAAGCAGACTAGTGCTCCAGCAGAGCCATTTTCATCCAGTAGTCCCACTCCTCTCTTCCCTTGGTTCACCCCAGGCTCCCAGACTGAACGAGGGAGGAATAAAGACAAGGCCCCCGAGGAGCTGTCCAAAGAGCGAGATGCTGACAAGAGCGTGGAGAAGGACAAGAGTAGAGAGAGAGAccgggagagagaaaaggagaataaGCGGGagtccaagaaagagaaaaggaaaaagggatcAGAAATTCAGAGCAGCTCGACTTTGTATGCTATGGGTAAAGTTTCCAAAGAGAAGgctgttggtgaagatgtggccGCTTCATCTTCTGCCAAAAAAGCAACCGGGCGGAAGAAGTCTTCATCACTTGATTCTGGGACTGATATTGCTTCTGTGACTCTTGGGGATACGACAGCTGTCAAAACCAAAATACTTataaagaaagggagaggaaatCTGGAAAAAAGCAACTTGGACCTCGGCCCAACTAccccatccctggagaaggagaaaacCCTCTGCCTTTCCACTCCTTCATCTAGCACTGTTAAACATTCCACTTCCTCCATAGGCTCCATGTTGGCTCAGGCAGACAAGCTTCCAATGACTGACAAGAGGGTTGCCAGCCTCCTAAAAAAGGCCAAAGCCCAGCTCTGCAAGATTGAGAAGAGTAAGAGTCTTAAACAAACTGACCAGCCCAAAGCACAG GGTCAAGAAAGTGACTCCTCGGAGACCTCTGTGCGAGGACCCCGGATTAAACATGTCTGCAGAAGAGCTGCTGTTGCCCTTGGCCGAAAACGAGCTGTGTTTCCTGATGACATGCCCACCCTGAGTGCCTTACCATGGGAAGAACGAGAAAAGATTTTGTCTTCCATGGGAAATGATG ACAAGTCATCGATCGCTGGCTCAGAAGATGCTGAACCTCTTGCTCCACCCATCAAACCAATTAAGCCTGTCACCAGAAACAAGGCGCCTCAGGAACCTCCAGTGAAGAAGGGACGGCGGTCCAGGCGGTGCGGGCAGTGTCCCGGCTGCCAGGTGCCTGAGGACTGTGGTGTTTGCACTAACTGCTTGGATAAGCCCAAGTTTGGTGGCCGCAACATAAAGAAGCAGTGCTGCAA GATGCGAAAATGTCAGAATCTACAATGGATGCCTTCCAAAGCCTACCTTCAGAAGCAAGCAAAAG ctgtgaaaaagaaagagaagaaatctaAGACCAGTGAAAAGAAGGAGAGCAAAGAGAGCAGCGTTGTGAAGAACTCGGTGGACTCCAGTCAGAAATCTACCCCATCGGCAAGAGAGGATCCTGCCCCTAAGAAAAGCAACAGTGACCCTCCTCCCCGCAAATCCGTGGAGGACAAGAGTGAGGAAGGGAACACCGCGACCCCAGGACCTGAGGCCAAGCACGTGGCCACGCCCACTTCCAGGAAGTCCAGCAAGCAGGTCTCCCAGCCAGCACCAGCCATCCCCCCACAACCCCCCAGCGCAGCACCACCGAGAAAAGAAGTTCCCAAGACTACTCCCAGTGAGCCCAAGAAAAAGCCACCTCCACCTCCAGAGTCAG GTCCAGAGCAAAGCAAGCAGAAAAAAGTGGCTCCTCGCCCAAATATTCCtgtaaaacaaaagccaaaagaaAAG GAGAAACCACCTCCAGTCAATAAGCAGGAAAATGCAGGCACTTTGAACATCCTCAGCACTCTCTCCAATGGAAATAGCTCCAAGCAGAAAGTTCCAGCAGATGGCGTCCACAGGATCAGAGTGGACTTTAAG gAGGATTGTGAAGCAGAAAATGTGTGGGAGATGGGAGGCTTAGGAATCTTGACCTCTGTCCCTATAACACCCAGGGTAGTTTGCTTTCTCTGTGCCAGTAGTGGGCATGTAGAG TTTGTGTATTGCCAAGTCTGTTGTGAGCCCTTCCACAAGTTCTGTTTGGAGGAGAACGAGCGCCCTCTGGAGGACCAGCTGGAAAACTGGTGTTGTCGCCGCTGCAAGTTCTGTCATGTTTGTGGGAGGCAGCATCAGGCTACAAAG CAGCTGCTGGAGTGTAACAAGTGCCGAAACAGCTATCACCCTGAGTGCCTGGGACCAAATTACCCCACCAAacccacaaagaaaaagaaggtcTGG ATCTGTACCAAGTGTGTTCGCTGCAAGAGCTGTGGATCCACGACTCCCGGCAAAGGGTGGGATGCACAGTGGTCTCACGATTTCTCACTGTGCCATGATTGTGCCAAACTTTTTGCTAAAG GAAACTTCTGCCCTCTCTGTGATAAGTGTTATGATGATGATGACTATGAGAGTAAGATGATGCAATGTGGGAAATGTGATCGATGGGTCCATTCCAAATGTGAGAATCTTTCAGGTACAGAAG ATGAGATGTATGAGATTTTGTCTAATCTGCCAGAGAGTGTGGCCTACACGTGTGTGAACTGCACAGAGCGGCACCCTGCGGAGTGGCGACTGGCCCTTGAGAAAGAGCTCCAGATCTCGCTGAAACAAGTACTGACAGCCTTGTTGAACTCTCGGACCACCAGCCACCTGCTGCGCTACCGACAG GCTGCCAAACCTCCGGACTTAAATCCTGAGACAGAGGAGAGTATACCTTCCCGTAGCTCCCCAGAAGGACCTGATCCACCAGTGCTCACTGAGGTCAGCAAACAGGAAGATCAACAGCCTTTAGATCTGGAAGGAGTCAAGAGGAAAATGGACCAAGGGAACTACACATCTGTG TTGGAGTTCAGCGACGATATCGTGAAGATCATTCAAGCAGCCATTAATTCAGATGGAGGGCAGCCAGAGATTAAAAAAGCCAACAGCATGGTCAAGTCCTTCTTTATTCGG CAAATGGAACGTGTTTTTCCATGGTTCAGTGTCAAAAAGTCCAGATTTTGGGAGCCGAATAAAGTATCAAGCAA CAGTGGGATGTTACCAAACGCAGTGCTTCCACCTTCACTTGACCATAATTATGCTCAGTGGCAGGAGCGAGAGGAAAACAGCCACACTGAGCAGCCTCCTTTAATGAAGAAAATCATTCCAGCTCCCAAACCTAAAGGGCCCGGAGAACCAGACTCACCAACTCCTCTGCATCCTCCTACACCACCAGTTTTGA GTACTGATAGGAGTCGAGAAGATAGTCCGGAACTGAACCCACCCCCAGGCATAGAAGATAATAGACAGTGTGCATTGTGTTTGACCTATGGTGACGACAGTGCTAAT GATGCTGGCCGTTTGCTTTACATTGGCCAAAACGAATGGACACATGTAAATTGTGCTTTGTGGTCAGCAGAAGTGTTTGAAGATGATGATGGATCACTAAAGAATGTGCATATGGCTGTGATCAGGGGCAAGCAGCTG AGATGTGAATTCTGCCAAAAGCCAGGAGCCACTGTGGGTTGCTGCCTCACATCCTGCACCAGCAACTATCACTTCATGTGTTCCCGAGCCAAGAACTGTGTGTTTCTGGATGATAAAAAAGTGTATTGTCAGCGACATCGGGATTTGATCAAAGGCGAG GTGGTTCCTGAGAATGGATTTGAAGTTTTTAGAAGAGTTTTTGTGGACTTTGAAGGAATCAGCTTGAGAAGGAAGTTTCTAAATGGATTAGAACCGGAAAATATCCACATGATGATTG GCTCCATGACAATTGACTGCTTAGGGATTCTGAATGATCTCTCTGACTGTGAGGATAAGCTCTTTCCTATTGGATATCA GTGTTCTCGGGTGTACTGGAGCACCACGGATGCCCGCAAGCGCTGTGTGTACACATGCAAGATCGTTGAATGCCGTCCTCCAGTGGTAGAGCCAGATATCAACAGCACTGTTGAACATGACGAAAACAGGACCATCGCTCACAGTCCACCATCTTTTGCAG AAATTTCACCCAAGGAAAGTCAAAACACAGCAGAAATTGTAAGTCCTCCATCACCAGATCGACCTCCTCATTCCCAAACCTCTGGTTCCTGTTTCTATCACGTCATCTCAAAGGTCCCTAGGATTCGAACACCCAGCTATTCTCCAGCGCAGAGATCTCCTGGCTGTCGACCGCTGCCTTCTGCAG gAAGCCCTACCCCAACCACTCATGAAATAGTCACAGTGGGTGACCCTTTACTCTCCTCTGGACTTCGAAGCATTGGCTCCAGGCGTCACAGTACTTCTTCCTTGTCACCCCAGCGGTCTAAGCTCCGGATAATGTCTCCGATGAGAACTGGGAGCACTTACTCCAGGAAcagtgtctcctctgtctccaccACAGGGGCCACTGCGGATCTGGAGTCAAGTGCCAAAGCGGTCGATCATGTCTTAGGGCCACTGAATTCTAATGCTAATTTAGGGCAGAACACTCCCACCTCTTCAAATTTGCAAAGGACAGCGGTTACTGTGGGCGCTAAAACCAGTCACTTGGATGGCTCTTCATCTTTCGAAATGAAGCATTCCAATGCTTCAGACTTGACATCCAAGAGCTCCTCTTTGAAGGGAGAGAAGACCAAAATGCCGAGTTCCAAGAACTCAGAGGGATCGGCGCATAATGTTGGTTACCCTGGCATTCCAAAACTGGCCCCACAGGTTCATAATGCAACAGCTGGAGaattaaatgttaataaaataggCACTTTTGCTGACCTTTCTTCAGTGCCATTTTCTTCTAAAGAGGGCCTCCCCTTCCCACCACTCCATTTGAGAGGGCAGAGAAACGAGCGAGACCAACAGACAAATGGCAACCAGTCAGCAAACCTCAATCCCGATGAAGATGCTGAAGTCAAAACCTTGAAGCTGTCTGGAGTGAGCAGCAGATCATCCATTATCAATGAACACGTGGGAGCCAGCTCCAGAGATAggagacagaaagggaaaaaatcttgTAAAGAAACTTTCAAAGAAAAGCATTCCAGTAAACCTTTCTTGGAACCTGGTCAGGTGGCAACCGGTGAGGAAGGACATCTAAAGCCAGAGTTTGTTGATGAAGTGTTGACTCCTGATTTCATGGGGCAACGATCATGTAATAATGTTTCTTCTGAGAAGACTGGGGACAAAATCCATCCTATTCCAGGAGTCCCCAAAGCTCCATCCATGCAAGTGGAAGGGTCTGCAAAGGAATTACAGACGCCCCGGAAACGCACAGTTAAAGTAACACTGACACCTCTAAAAATGGAGAGTGAGGGTCAGTCCAAGAACACCCTGAAAGAAAGTAGTCCCGTTTCCCCTTTGCAGATAGAGTCTGTGTCTCCAACAGAACCGGTTTCCGCCTCAGAAAGCCCAGGAGATGGTCCTGCGGCCCAACCAAGCCCCAATAATACCTCATCCCAGGATTCTCAAAGTAACAACTATCAGAATCTTCCAGTACAGGACAGAAACCTGATGCTTCCAGATGGCCCCAAACCTCAGGAAGATGGCTCTTTCAAGAGGAGATACCCCCGTCGCAGTGCCCGGGCACGCTCTAACATGTTCTTTGGGCTCACCCCACTCTATGGAGTAAGGTCCTATGGCGAAGAAGACATTCCATTTTACAGCAGCTCAACGGGGAAGAAGCGAGGCAAGAGGTCCGCTGAAGGACAGGTAGACGGGGCGGACGACCTGAGTACTTCAGACGAAGACGACTTATACTATTACAACTTCTCTAGGACAGTGATTTCTTCAGGTGGAGAGGAACGGCTGACACCGCATAATTTATTTCGGGAGGAAGAACAGTGTGATCTTCCAAAAATCTCACAGTTGGATGGCATTGACGATGGGACAGAGAGCGATACCAGCGTCACAGCCACAACTCGGAAGAGCAGCCAGATTCcaaaaagaaacagtaaagaaAACGGAACAGAGAACTTGAAGATGGATCGGCCTGAAGATGCTGGGGAAAAGGAACATGTCATTAAGAGCTCAGTTGGCCACAAGAATGAGCCAAAGATGGATAACTGCCACTCCGTGAGCAGAGTGAAAGCACAGGGACAGGATTCCTTGGAGGCTCAGCTCAGCTCGTTGGAGTCAAGCCGCAGGGTCCACACAAGCACCCCTTCAGATAAAAACTTACTGGACACCTATAACACTGAGCTCCTGAAGTCAGATTCTGATAACAACAACAGTGACGACTGTGGGAACATCCTGCCCTCGGACATTATGGACTTTGTCCTGAAGAATACTCCGTCCATGCAGGCTTTGGGTGAGAGCCCAGAGTCCTCTTCGTCAGAACTTCTCAACCTTGGTGAAGGCTTGGGTCTTGACAGCAATCGTGAAAAAGACATGGGTCTTTTTGAAGTGTTTTCCCAGCAGTTGCCGACGACGGAGCCTGTGGACAGTAGTGTCTCTTCCTCCATCTCAGCGGAGGAACAGTTTGAGTTGCCCTTAGAGCTGCCATCAGATCTCTCCGTCCTGACCACCCGGAGTCCCACGGTCCCTAGCCAGAACTCCAGTAGGCTAGCCGTGATCTCAGACTCAGGAGAGAAGAGAGTAACCATCACAGAAAAAGCCTCCTCTGAAGGCGACTCCTCCCTGCTGAGTCCAGGAGTAGACCCCAGTCCCGAGGGCCACATGACTCCTGACCACTTTATCCAAGGTCACATGGATGCAGACCACATCTCCAGCCCTCCCTGTGGTTCCGTGGAGCAAGGTCATGGCAACAATCAGGACTTAACTAGAAACAGCAGCACCCCTGGCCTTCAGGTACCCGTTTCCCCTACTGTTCCCATCCAGAATCAGAAATACGCGCCCAACTCCACTGACAGCCCTGGCCCGTCTCAGATTTCCAATGCCGCTGTCCAGACCACTCCGCCCCACCTGAAGCCAGCCACCGAGAAACTCATTGTTGTTAACCAGAACATGCAGCCACTCTACGTCCTCCAAACCCTTCCGAATGGAGTGACCCAGAAAATCCAGCTGACCTCATCTGTAAGTTCAGCACCCAGTGTGATGGAGACAAACACATCCGTGTTGGGCCCCATGGGGAGTGGTCTCACCCTCACCACAGGACTCAACCCAAACCTGCCAGCCTCTCAGTCTTTGTTCCCTCCTGCTGCCAAAGGCTTGCTCCCCATGCCTCATCACCAGCACTTACATTCCTTCCCTGCCGCTACTCAGAGTAGCTTCCCCCCCAACATCAGCAGTCCTTCAGGCCTACTCATCGGGGTCCAGCCTTCTCCAGACCCCCAGCTTTTGGTTTCAGAAGCCAGCCAGAGGACAGACCTCAGTACCACGGTAGCCACTCCATCCTCTGGACTCAAGAAAAGACCCATATCTCGCCTGCAGACCCGAAAGAATAAGAAACTTGCCCCCTCTAGTACTCCTTCCAACATTGCCCCTTCGGACGTGGTTTCCAACATGACACTGATTAACTTCACTCCCTCCCAACTTCCAAATCATCCCAATCTCTTAGACTTGGGGTCACTGAATACTTCATCTCACCGAACTGTCCCCAACATCATAAAAAGGTCTAAATCTGGCATTATGTATTTTGAACAGGCACCCCTGTTACCGCAGAGTGTGGGGGGGACCGCTACCCCGGCGGCAGGCACTGCCACCATAAGCCAGGATACCAGCCACCTCACGACAGGGCCCGTGTCTGGCCTGGCCTCCGGTTCCTCCGTCCTGAACGTTGTATCCATGCAAACTACCACCGCCCCCACAAGTAGCGCATCTGTTCCAGGACATGTCGCATTAACCAACCCTAGGTTGCTGGGTACCCCGGATATCGGCTCCATAAGCAATCTTCTAATCAAAGCCAGCCAGCAGAGCCTGGGGATTCAAGACCAGCCTGTGGCTTTACCGCCAAGTTCAGGAATGTTTCCACCACTGGGGACGTCACAGACTCCCTCCACGGGCGCGATGACAGCTGCACCCAGCATCTGTGTGCTCCCCTCTACCCAGACTGCGGGTGTCACAGCTGCTTCGCCTTCTGGGGAAGCGGAAGAACACTATCAGCTTCACCATGTGAACCAGCTCCTCGCCAGCAAAACCGGGGTTCTCTCTTCCCAACGGGATCTTGATTCTGCTCCAGGGTCCCAGGGATCCAGCTTTACCCAGACCATAGATGCTCCTAATCCCGTGGGCCTAGAGCAGAACAAGGCTTTACCCTCAGCTATGCAAGCCAGCTCAGCCTCTCCAGGGGGTTCCCCATCCTCCGGACAGCGGTCAGCGAGTCCCTCAGTGCCAGGGCCCACGAAACCCAAACCAAAAATCAAACGGATTCAGCTGCCTTTGGACAAAGGGAGTGGCAAGAAGCACAAAGTTTCCCACTTGCGGACCAGTTCTTCTGAAGCACACATTCCAGACCAAGAAGCCAACACGACACCCCAGACCTCAGTCACAGG GACTCCAGGAGCAGAGGCTGAGCAGCAGGATACAGCTAGTGTGGAACAGTCACCACAGAAGGAATGTGGGCAGCCTGCAGC GGTATGA